Within Phycisphaerales bacterium, the genomic segment CTCGGAGATAATGCGATCGACCAGTTGCCCGGCCTCATGTTCGACATCCTGCTCGATCCGCTTGAGGCAGAGGGCGCGGGCTTCGTCAGCAGTGAGGCGGGCGATGCGCAGAAGTTCCTCCCGTTGCCGGGCCGCGAGTGCCTCGGCCTCCGCCAGTTGCACCGCCACCTGCTTGGCCTGCTCCGCAACCCGGCCCTGTTCGACCTCGATTTTGCGCTCCTTGGTGGTGAGCACATCCTCCTTCTTGACCAGGGTGTCTTCTCTTTTTTCCAGCCGGCGTTCGATCTGTCGGAGTTCGTTCCGGGTTTCGGCAGTTTCGCGCTCGAACCGTTGCATGGCATCGAGTGCGAGTTTTTCCCCCTCCACCTCGGCCGCCCGTATCCGGTCGTTGGCACGCTGCTGCGCATCTTCCAGCAATTGGTGGGCGGCTTTCTCACGTTCCGCCCGTTCGCGCCGGAACATGATCATCTGGAAGGCCAACACCGCCCCGCCACCGACAACCGCTCCCAGCAGGTAGCCAATCACCTTCCCGTCAAGAAGCCCCCCTTGCGCCAGCAAGGCCGTACACGCGCTGAACATGATGAATTCCGCCTTTCAAATCGCAGGCGGCGCGTGAAGCGTACGCGCCCCGAACACGGGCGCGATGGCAGGCGGCCAACGGAACAGACCTCGGACTATGCGTTCTACAGCAACACCGGCCCCGCACCACGCCGGATCCCGTGAGCAACAGCCCTTTCAGCACTGAGTCGCTTGGCGCACACGATGAATGATGATGAAGGTATGATGAACTCGTGCGCGTCTGGCGTCCCGATCCAACTGGGCCTTTGCGGGAACGCGCCGCGGGGCTGCGTTCCACTCTCCCGAGGTACTCCAAACAGCCTTGTCGTGACACCGTGAGGGTAGTCAGACTCCCGCCACAGCGTCACGTTGAACCATCGTCACCCTAAGTCTCACAATGGGGCAACATTATACGGTCACAGAACGCAGCACGCCAGAGCGCGACGGCCACCCGTCGTCGCGGCAGGGGAAAATTCCGCCGAGTGGCAAGAAAGGATCCACCCTTTCTCCGTGAACGGCAGAAACACGGATCCGCGCCGCAAATGATTGACCGGCAGACCGGTCTTGCACGCCCCGCACACGGGGGCTAGCATCCAGCGGATGGGCGAGGATTTGAGTTCGACCCTCGGATCGCCACGGATCCCGACGAGCAAGCCAGCCATGACCGAAGTCGCTACGACCACCAGTGCCCACCCGACGCGACGGGGACTCGCACAGTGGGTCATCGCCTTCCTTCTCGGTGTGATCGCAGTCGGCGTTTGGCAGCGGACCGCCCCCCTGCCGGTATCCGCGCTGGCCCAGGGGCAACCGATGGCTGGCGCTCGCGGTGTGTACGCCTTCACGGGCCCGCTCGCCCGGGACCAGTTCGGACTTTTCATGCTGGATATCGACCAGGGCACGCTTTGGTGCTACGCTTTCGATGATGTCGCCGGCACCCGTAAGCTGCGGTTGATCGCCGCGCGCACGTGGATGTACGATCGCTATTTACAGGATTTTAACTGTGCTGCTCCGGACTTCCGGATGGTGCAGCAACTGGTGAATCAGCAGCGGGCGCAGCCCGGTGGCGCCGCGCTCGATCCGGCGGAAGATCCGTCGGAAAGTCGCCCGTCGGCACCGTGACGCGCGGTGTGCGTCTAGCAGCAGGAACCGCTCCCGAGGAGTTTCGTTGATGGCCAGCAAGCCGTTCTACTCGATTGAAGAGGTCTGCGAGAAGCTCGGCAAAACCGCGGACGACGTGAAAGCGCTCGTGCGGGCGGGCGAGCTTCGCGAGTTCCGTGACGGGGGCAAGGTTTACTTCAAATCCGACGACATCAAACGACTCGCGGGATCAGGCGATTCAGGCGAACTGTTGAGTCTCGAGGATTCCGGCGAGATTGAGCTCGAACCGGCCCAGGACAGTGGCGACGACGATGGACTTCCCAGCATCGGCGAGGCCGGGGGCGGCACCAGCATCATCGGTCTGGAGCCGCTCGGTGACGACTCTGCAGACGAAGCCAGCAGCAAGAAAAAGGAAGACACCGTCATTACCAAGAGCGGCATCGGAGTTTTCGACGACGACGAGCTCGAGATCGATGCCGACCCGATGGCCAAGACGCAGATTACCACAGGCGCATCCGACCAGATTTCACTAGAAGGTGCCGGCAGCGGCTCAGGCCTGCTCGACCTGACGCGCGAGGCGGACGATACCGCACTCGGTGCCGAGATTCTCGACGAAATCTGGTCCGGCGAAGATGAAGCCCCGGCGGAAGCAGAGCCCGTGGCGCCCACGCCTCCCCCGCGGCGCGAGGTACCCAAGCCAGAACCCTTGGCGGAGGCGGACGCCGGCGAAGTGGTGCAGCCGGTCATCGTCGCAACTGGCGATCCGACCGAAGGGATCTTCGGCGGTGTACTCGCAGGCGGACTGGTGCTCGCGGCATTCGCCCACATCATCGTGGCCAGCGCGCTGCAGGGTTTTACCCCCGGCTTCGCGACTGCCCTCGCGAGCGGCACGATGTTCTGGGCACTGCTCGGCGGGTCGATCGGTGTCGTGGGCCTCGCGATTGTCATCGGCTGGCTGCTCGGCCGGGCCTTTGCTCCGCGTCGCCGTTAACCTCACCGGGGGTTTGCCGTCGCGCGCTGCGACACGCACTCCCCAGGTGCCGGTGGCGGCCTGCGCACAGCGCCGCTTGTCCACTTCATGAGGAGAG encodes:
- a CDS encoding helix-turn-helix domain-containing protein, whose protein sequence is MASKPFYSIEEVCEKLGKTADDVKALVRAGELREFRDGGKVYFKSDDIKRLAGSGDSGELLSLEDSGEIELEPAQDSGDDDGLPSIGEAGGGTSIIGLEPLGDDSADEASSKKKEDTVITKSGIGVFDDDELEIDADPMAKTQITTGASDQISLEGAGSGSGLLDLTREADDTALGAEILDEIWSGEDEAPAEAEPVAPTPPPRREVPKPEPLAEADAGEVVQPVIVATGDPTEGIFGGVLAGGLVLAAFAHIIVASALQGFTPGFATALASGTMFWALLGGSIGVVGLAIVIGWLLGRAFAPRRR